The following proteins come from a genomic window of Deltaproteobacteria bacterium:
- the glnA gene encoding glutamine synthetase (forms a homododecamer; forms glutamine from ammonia and glutamate with the conversion of ATP to ADP and phosphate; also functions in the assimilation of ammonia; highly regulated protein controlled by the addition/removal of adenylyl groups by adenylyltransferase from specific tyrosine residues; addition of adenylyl groups results in inactivation of the enzyme) → RSAAVRIPVYTENPKTKRIEFRPPDNSCNPYLAFAAMLMAGIDGIQNKISPGDPLDKDIYGLSPEELSKVPSACGSLEEALNALKKDHEFLLKGDVFTQDVLDTWIEYKMDKEVNPVKLRPVPHEFALYFDC, encoded by the coding sequence ATCGTTCTGCAGCTGTGCGTATTCCGGTTTATACTGAGAACCCCAAAACCAAAAGAATTGAATTCAGACCACCGGATAATTCCTGCAATCCTTATTTGGCCTTTGCCGCAATGCTTATGGCAGGAATAGACGGAATACAGAACAAGATTAGTCCGGGCGACCCGCTTGACAAGGATATATACGGTCTCTCTCCAGAGGAACTTTCAAAGGTTCCATCTGCCTGCGGCTCTCTTGAAGAGGCATTGAACGCCCTTAAAAAAGACCACGAATTTTTATTAAAAGGCGATGTGTTTACGCAGGATGTCCTTGATACATGGATAGAGTATAAGATGGATAAAGAGGTGAACCCTGTAAAGTTAAGACCTGTGCCGCATGAGTTTGCCTTGTATTTTGACTGCTGA
- the cobD gene encoding cobalamin biosynthesis protein CobD, with product MYDSWYLLIILAYLLDLAIGDPKWLPHPIRWIGRYITFLENRIRQIVKTPADEKIGGVFLFIIVVGTVFGSTWLLLYIAFRLSPFAFSLFSVFLAYTTLSIKSLHQEAYSVIHALENISIDEARKRLKNIVGRDTQNLSEEEIYRAVIETVSENTSDGIIAPLLYLAIGGPALALAYKAVNTLDSMVGYKNERYKNFGWFSARVDDIANFIPARLTAFLMIVASLILRFDWRNSARIVCRDARKHTSPNAGYPEAAAAGALNCQLGGDNYYFGELVKKPVIGDKGRNPNRDMIYKTVKIMHITTVSFVGICIIFLTYGFI from the coding sequence GGTGGATTGGAAGATATATTACATTCCTTGAAAACAGAATAAGGCAAATTGTAAAAACCCCGGCAGATGAAAAGATTGGCGGCGTTTTTCTGTTTATTATTGTTGTTGGAACTGTATTTGGTTCTACATGGCTCTTATTGTATATTGCCTTTCGCCTTTCGCCTTTCGCCTTCAGCCTTTTTTCTGTCTTTCTCGCATATACAACACTTTCCATAAAGTCTTTGCATCAGGAGGCATATTCTGTAATCCATGCACTTGAGAATATTTCAATTGATGAGGCAAGAAAAAGACTAAAGAACATTGTCGGCAGGGATACCCAAAATTTATCTGAAGAAGAAATCTATCGTGCTGTTATTGAGACGGTTTCAGAAAATACATCTGATGGTATTATTGCCCCGCTCTTATACCTTGCCATAGGAGGTCCCGCACTTGCGCTTGCATACAAGGCAGTGAATACCCTTGACTCAATGGTCGGTTACAAAAACGAAAGATACAAAAACTTCGGGTGGTTTTCTGCAAGGGTGGATGATATTGCCAATTTTATACCTGCAAGGCTTACAGCATTTTTAATGATTGTTGCAAGCCTCATCTTGAGATTTGACTGGAGGAATTCAGCAAGGATAGTCTGTCGTGATGCCAGAAAACATACAAGCCCTAATGCAGGTTATCCAGAGGCAGCGGCAGCAGGTGCATTAAACTGCCAGTTGGGCGGGGACAATTATTACTTCGGAGAACTTGTCAAAAAGCCCGTGATTGGAGATAAGGGGCGCAACCCAAATAGAGATATGATTTACAAGACAGTAAAGATAATGCACATAACTACTGTGTCATTTGTTGGTATTTGCATCATCTTTCTGACATACGGGTTTATATGA